The following proteins are co-located in the Trichormus variabilis 0441 genome:
- a CDS encoding YlcI/YnfO family protein produces MEREALTIRFPTELLTKARKLKGSNESFNDLVVEALESEVRRRRGWAAHQFQRATTN; encoded by the coding sequence ATGGAACGTGAAGCTTTAACCATCCGCTTTCCTACTGAACTACTTACCAAAGCCAGAAAACTGAAGGGAAGCAACGAATCTTTTAATGACTTAGTTGTTGAGGCGTTGGAATCTGAAGTCAGGCGTAGAAGAGGATGGGCTGCACATCAGTTTCAAAGGGCTACCACCAACTAG
- a CDS encoding TMEM165/GDT1 family protein, with translation MKIDSAPVTLAGVNPTISQPEIEESTQSHLATAIIEPVEDSPKKQEPALAVFATTFVTIFLAEIGDKTQLSTLLMSAESHSPWVVFLGSGAALITTSLLGVLLGSWVSKRFSPKTLDKSAGIMLLFISLTLFWDIFHG, from the coding sequence GTGAAAATCGACTCTGCACCTGTCACCCTTGCCGGCGTAAATCCGACTATCAGCCAGCCAGAAATAGAAGAAAGTACTCAGTCCCATCTGGCTACTGCAATTATTGAGCCAGTTGAGGATAGTCCTAAAAAGCAGGAACCAGCTTTGGCTGTATTTGCTACTACCTTTGTGACTATTTTTCTGGCAGAAATTGGCGATAAAACCCAGTTATCGACTCTATTGATGAGTGCAGAGTCTCATTCACCTTGGGTAGTATTTCTCGGTTCGGGAGCAGCATTAATTACCACAAGTTTGTTAGGTGTCCTCCTGGGTAGTTGGGTTTCTAAACGCTTCAGCCCTAAAACCTTGGATAAATCAGCCGGAATCATGCTGCTATTTATCTCCCTCACTTTGTTTTGGGATATCTTTCACGGATAA
- a CDS encoding TMEM165/GDT1 family protein has protein sequence MDWHLLGLSFITVLLSELGDKSQLAAIALSGRGQSVKAVFFGTASALLLTSLLGALAGGAVSELLPTRILKAIAAVGFAILAARLLFFNNEETSDSEQTL, from the coding sequence ATGGATTGGCATCTTTTAGGACTCAGTTTTATTACGGTTTTGTTGTCAGAATTAGGTGACAAAAGCCAACTAGCAGCGATCGCTCTTTCTGGTCGTGGTCAGTCTGTAAAGGCTGTGTTTTTCGGCACTGCTAGCGCACTCCTGTTAACTAGTTTATTAGGCGCGTTAGCAGGCGGCGCAGTGTCAGAATTATTACCTACAAGAATATTAAAAGCGATCGCGGCTGTAGGATTCGCCATTCTCGCTGCCCGACTGTTGTTTTTTAATAATGAAGAAACATCAGATTCTGAACAGACACTATAG
- a CDS encoding molybdopterin molybdotransferase MoeA encodes MPSVRDAADIIFNLVPTLDSQQDTEIVNLWAANGRILATPVNSPLDFPHWDNSAMDGYAVRYEDVQNSNAEQPVSLEVVAEIPAGYQPKFTLKPGQAARIFTGAVMPSGGDTVVMQEKTRPENNRVFILTTPKPREFVRLKAAYHQAGTQLLPTNIQLNAAEIAILAASQCPQIKVYRRPRVAIFSTGDELVTSDKPLQPGQIVDSNQYALAALVKQSGAEPILFGIVKDNPTALEETITKAIANADIVISSGGVSVGDYDYVEKILASLGAKIHIRSVEMRPGKPLTVATFPTPPAPIYFGLPGNPAAVMVTFWRFVQPVIRKLGGLTQGWEPIFVKVRSHDELRSDGKRETYIWGSLHLIDGLYEFHKAGGSHSSGNLMNLAQTNAIAVLTVGETFIASEEDVLVLQLPI; translated from the coding sequence ATGCCATCAGTCAGGGATGCAGCAGATATTATTTTCAATCTAGTACCAACCCTAGATAGTCAACAAGACACAGAAATTGTCAATTTATGGGCAGCAAATGGGCGCATTTTGGCAACGCCTGTAAATAGCCCCCTAGATTTTCCTCATTGGGACAATTCAGCGATGGATGGCTACGCGGTACGTTATGAAGATGTACAAAACTCAAATGCCGAACAGCCAGTTAGCCTAGAAGTTGTTGCAGAAATTCCCGCAGGCTATCAACCCAAATTCACCCTAAAACCAGGACAAGCCGCCCGAATCTTTACTGGCGCAGTTATGCCTAGTGGCGGGGATACTGTAGTTATGCAAGAGAAGACACGCCCAGAGAATAACCGCGTGTTTATCCTCACAACACCAAAACCAAGAGAATTCGTCAGACTCAAAGCAGCTTATCACCAAGCCGGGACACAATTATTACCAACCAATATTCAATTAAATGCAGCCGAAATTGCTATATTAGCGGCTTCTCAATGCCCACAGATAAAAGTTTACCGCCGTCCTCGTGTAGCAATTTTTTCCACTGGGGATGAATTAGTTACCTCTGACAAGCCTTTACAACCAGGACAAATTGTCGATTCCAATCAGTATGCCCTAGCAGCTTTAGTCAAGCAAAGTGGTGCAGAACCTATATTATTCGGCATTGTCAAAGACAACCCAACAGCCCTGGAAGAAACCATCACCAAAGCCATAGCTAACGCCGATATAGTCATTTCCTCCGGCGGCGTTTCCGTAGGTGATTATGACTACGTTGAGAAAATTCTAGCTTCCTTAGGCGCTAAAATTCACATCCGTTCTGTGGAAATGCGCCCAGGTAAACCCCTCACCGTCGCCACCTTTCCCACACCTCCAGCCCCCATCTACTTCGGTTTACCAGGAAACCCGGCGGCTGTTATGGTAACATTTTGGCGATTTGTCCAACCAGTAATTCGGAAGTTAGGGGGATTAACTCAAGGTTGGGAACCGATTTTTGTAAAAGTGCGATCGCATGATGAGTTACGCTCAGACGGTAAGCGTGAAACTTATATTTGGGGAAGTCTGCACCTAATTGATGGATTATACGAGTTTCACAAAGCTGGCGGCAGTCATAGTTCTGGTAATTTGATGAATCTAGCTCAAACTAACGCCATAGCTGTTTTAACAGTAGGTGAAACATTCATTGCATCAGAGGAAGATGTATTAGTTTTACAACTACCAATTTAA
- a CDS encoding caspase family protein → MKRRTFVQRIGSILAVLGVAETEWLTMNNHYYQALAQPTPRKLALLIGINQYRKSSSLSGCLTDVELQKELLVHRFGFQATDILTLTEEQASREFIEAAFLDHLVKQAKPGDVVVFHFSGYGTQLPVESDTLQNALVTTDENQEAQDSQIANYLLEDTLLLLLRSLPTDRVIAVLDTSYTVPAINQPAGLKIRARQESPGTRLTAAELDFRRQIKPQNPEFSPAVILSATSDPQQSAREILMSGFNAGLFTYALTRQLWQSTPATTIRVSLSHAASSIHQLGSKQQPKLLTKKKNQLGVVTVENLLLDSHAGAEGVILSIEEDGKTVQVWLGGLPAQVLENYGANSKFTLTTGEQLTLRSLMGLTAKAQVSKFAETLPLQVGQLIQETVRVLPRNLNLILALDTKLERIERVDATSAFASVGHISTVVAGEQPADYLFGKLPQTPSRYGLFTLDGELIPNTDGGVGEAVKVAAQRLSSKLSTLLAAKLWRLTENQGSSRLPVKVNLEVVNSISSQAVLQRETTRTITTETATKKSLPTPNPPLPIPIIPIGSRIQYRIQNLSDRPIYFMLLGLKNNRTAIAFYPWQTPQEPNNPENQPQLKQVVIAPNETVTLPQTTPTSGWVTSGPAYECEHQLIFSTAPFNATLEILDNAKYSTADQQPIATLINPLEVGQALLKDLHNSSAVKTETTTTATDSYVLDINNWASLNFSFQIA, encoded by the coding sequence ATGAAACGTCGGACTTTTGTACAACGGATTGGCTCAATACTGGCGGTGTTGGGTGTGGCTGAAACTGAGTGGTTAACGATGAATAATCACTATTATCAAGCCTTAGCACAACCTACACCGCGAAAGTTAGCATTATTAATTGGTATCAATCAATATCGGAAAAGTTCTTCACTGAGTGGTTGTCTGACCGATGTGGAACTACAAAAAGAACTTTTAGTCCATCGGTTTGGCTTTCAAGCTACTGATATTTTGACGTTAACTGAGGAACAAGCGAGTAGAGAATTTATTGAAGCAGCTTTTTTAGATCACTTGGTCAAGCAAGCTAAACCAGGCGATGTTGTGGTTTTTCACTTTAGTGGCTACGGTACTCAGTTACCAGTGGAATCGGATACGCTACAAAATGCTTTAGTGACAACTGATGAAAATCAAGAAGCACAGGATTCTCAGATAGCTAATTATTTATTAGAAGATACATTATTATTATTGTTGCGATCGCTCCCTACAGATCGTGTCATAGCAGTGCTGGATACCAGCTACACTGTTCCTGCTATCAACCAGCCAGCAGGTTTAAAAATCCGCGCCCGTCAAGAGTCACCTGGAACGCGGTTAACAGCAGCAGAACTCGATTTCCGCCGACAAATCAAACCCCAAAATCCTGAATTTAGCCCGGCTGTTATCCTATCCGCTACATCAGACCCCCAGCAGTCGGCTAGGGAAATATTAATGTCTGGGTTTAATGCAGGTTTATTCACTTACGCTTTAACAAGACAACTTTGGCAGTCAACACCAGCAACAACAATTAGAGTCAGTCTCTCCCATGCGGCAAGTTCTATCCACCAATTGGGAAGTAAACAGCAACCAAAGTTATTAACTAAGAAGAAAAATCAACTGGGAGTGGTAACTGTTGAAAATTTACTATTAGATAGCCATGCTGGTGCAGAGGGAGTGATTCTGTCCATAGAAGAAGATGGAAAGACAGTGCAAGTATGGCTAGGTGGATTACCTGCACAAGTTTTAGAAAATTACGGTGCTAATTCTAAATTTACTCTAACAACTGGAGAGCAATTAACATTGCGATCTCTTATGGGATTAACAGCTAAAGCCCAAGTCTCTAAATTTGCAGAGACGCTTCCCCTACAAGTAGGACAACTTATTCAAGAGACTGTACGCGTATTGCCCCGCAATCTTAATTTGATATTAGCCTTAGATACTAAACTAGAAAGAATTGAGCGAGTAGATGCTACCAGCGCCTTTGCTAGTGTTGGTCATATTTCCACTGTAGTTGCAGGAGAACAACCAGCCGATTATTTGTTTGGGAAACTGCCACAAACCCCCAGCCGCTACGGTCTGTTTACTTTGGATGGTGAACTAATTCCCAATACAGATGGGGGAGTTGGGGAAGCTGTGAAAGTAGCAGCCCAGCGATTATCATCAAAATTATCCACTCTTCTGGCAGCTAAATTATGGCGACTGACAGAAAATCAAGGTTCTTCCCGATTGCCCGTCAAGGTAAACTTAGAGGTTGTTAATAGCATATCGTCACAGGCAGTACTGCAAAGAGAAACCACAAGGACAATCACTACTGAAACCGCTACAAAAAAATCACTCCCCACTCCCAACCCCCCACTACCAATTCCCATCATCCCTATTGGTAGCCGGATACAATACCGCATCCAAAACTTAAGCGATCGCCCCATATATTTTATGCTATTGGGATTAAAGAACAATCGCACTGCGATCGCTTTTTATCCTTGGCAAACCCCCCAAGAACCCAACAATCCAGAAAATCAACCCCAACTTAAACAAGTAGTTATTGCCCCAAACGAAACCGTAACTCTACCGCAAACAACACCAACATCAGGCTGGGTAACTTCCGGCCCCGCTTACGAATGCGAACACCAACTGATTTTTAGCACCGCACCCTTTAACGCCACCTTAGAAATCTTAGATAATGCCAAATATTCCACAGCCGACCAACAACCGATAGCTACATTAATCAATCCTTTAGAAGTGGGACAAGCGCTACTAAAAGATTTACATAACAGTAGTGCAGTCAAAACAGAAACAACCACCACAGCTACAGATTCCTATGTATTAGATATAAATAACTGGGCAAGTCTCAATTTTAGTTTTCAGATAGCGTAA
- the sat gene encoding sulfate adenylyltransferase, with translation MSQHPEAIAAHGGQLVNRVATPAQREEFVSKAEFLPRVQLDERAVSDLEMIAIGGFSPLTGFMNQEDYDRVVSEMRLANGLVWSIPITLSVSEEVASSLQEGGLVRLDNPAGDYIGVLQLTQKYRYDKTREAINVYRTDDAKHPGVQVLYNQGAVNLAGDIWLLERSSHPLFPDYQIDPVASRQMFRDKGWKTIVGFQTRNPIHRAHEYIQKCALETVDGLFLHPLVGATKEDDIAADVRMRCYEILLEHYYPEDRVILAINPAAMRYAGPREAIFHALVRKNYGCTHFIVGRDHAGVGDYYGTYDAQYIFDEFEPGELGIVPMKFEHAFYCTRTKQMATTKTSPSRPEERVHLSGTKVREMLRRGELPPPEFSRPEVAAELARAMRVQVLA, from the coding sequence TTGAGTCAGCATCCAGAGGCTATTGCCGCGCACGGTGGACAGTTGGTTAATCGCGTAGCCACACCAGCACAAAGAGAAGAGTTTGTTTCCAAAGCTGAGTTTCTGCCCCGCGTACAACTTGACGAACGGGCAGTTTCCGATTTAGAAATGATTGCGATTGGTGGTTTTAGCCCACTGACTGGTTTTATGAACCAAGAAGACTACGATCGCGTGGTTTCGGAAATGCGCTTGGCTAACGGTCTTGTATGGTCGATACCAATTACATTATCGGTCAGCGAAGAAGTGGCTTCCTCTTTACAGGAAGGTGGCTTAGTTCGCCTGGATAATCCCGCAGGTGACTACATTGGGGTTTTGCAACTCACGCAAAAATATCGCTACGATAAAACCCGTGAAGCCATCAACGTCTACCGCACAGATGATGCCAAACACCCAGGGGTGCAAGTGCTTTATAACCAAGGCGCTGTGAATCTGGCAGGTGATATATGGCTACTGGAACGCAGTTCTCATCCTCTATTCCCTGATTATCAAATTGACCCAGTTGCTTCACGGCAAATGTTTAGAGACAAGGGTTGGAAAACCATAGTCGGCTTTCAAACCCGTAATCCCATTCACCGCGCCCATGAATACATTCAAAAGTGTGCCTTAGAAACCGTGGACGGTTTATTTTTACATCCCTTGGTAGGCGCAACTAAAGAAGATGATATTGCAGCTGATGTGCGGATGCGCTGTTATGAAATTTTGCTGGAACATTATTACCCCGAAGATAGGGTGATATTGGCAATTAATCCCGCCGCTATGCGTTACGCTGGTCCCCGCGAAGCAATTTTCCATGCTTTAGTTCGTAAAAACTACGGCTGTACCCACTTTATTGTCGGGCGAGATCACGCGGGAGTTGGTGACTACTACGGAACCTATGATGCTCAATATATCTTCGATGAGTTTGAGCCTGGTGAGTTAGGCATTGTGCCAATGAAATTTGAACACGCCTTCTACTGCACCCGCACCAAACAAATGGCTACCACCAAAACCAGCCCCAGTAGACCAGAAGAACGAGTTCACCTATCGGGAACTAAAGTTAGAGAAATGCTGCGTCGCGGTGAATTACCACCACCAGAATTTTCTCGTCCTGAAGTAGCAGCCGAATTGGCGCGGGCTATGCGAGTTCAGGTGTTGGCTTAG
- a CDS encoding CTB family bacteriocin, whose product MSHELFINLSDEQQAVVKGGEDTDFQIDFTFYEAKQNVLNGTTSSGPNGSTAASNGSSTKVKTAGLAFLALGADDILDLH is encoded by the coding sequence ATGTCTCACGAATTGTTTATTAACTTATCCGATGAACAACAAGCAGTTGTTAAAGGTGGAGAGGATACTGATTTTCAAATTGACTTCACCTTTTACGAAGCCAAGCAAAATGTGTTGAATGGTACTACAAGCTCTGGCCCTAATGGTAGTACTGCTGCTTCTAATGGTAGCTCCACTAAGGTTAAGACTGCTGGTCTAGCTTTCTTAGCTTTAGGTGCAGATGACATTTTAGATTTGCACTAA
- a CDS encoding CTB family bacteriocin, whose product MSHELFINLSDEQQAFVAGGVDFQLDATFYKAQQNILNGNTSSGPGGSTAASNGSSTDVKTAGIAFLALGADEVLSIA is encoded by the coding sequence ATGTCTCACGAATTGTTTATTAACTTATCCGACGAACAGCAAGCATTTGTAGCTGGCGGTGTTGATTTTCAACTTGATGCTACCTTTTATAAAGCACAGCAAAATATATTAAACGGTAATACAAGTTCTGGTCCTGGCGGAAGCACTGCTGCTTCTAATGGTAGCTCCACCGATGTGAAGACTGCTGGTATAGCCTTCCTAGCTTTGGGTGCAGACGAGGTTTTAAGCATTGCTTAA
- a CDS encoding CTB family bacteriocin: MSHELFINLSDEQQAFVAGGIDFQLDATFYKAQQNVLNGNTSSGPGGSTAASNGTSTEVETAGIAFLALGADEVLSIA, translated from the coding sequence ATGTCTCACGAATTGTTTATTAACTTATCCGATGAACAGCAAGCATTTGTAGCTGGTGGTATTGATTTCCAACTTGATGCTACTTTTTATAAAGCGCAGCAAAATGTATTAAATGGTAATACAAGTTCTGGCCCTGGCGGAAGCACTGCTGCTTCTAATGGTACCTCCACCGAGGTTGAGACTGCTGGTATAGCCTTCCTAGCTTTGGGTGCAGACGAAGTTTTAAGCATTGCTTAA
- a CDS encoding CTB family bacteriocin → MSCQLFINLSDTQQAVVTGGTDFQIDATFYETYRNVLNGGTTSGPNGSTAFSNGNSTRIKTAGLALLALDADKIWSWPEE, encoded by the coding sequence ATGTCTTGTCAATTATTTATCAATTTATCTGATACACAACAAGCAGTTGTTACTGGTGGTACGGATTTTCAAATCGATGCTACTTTCTACGAGACTTATCGCAATGTACTAAATGGTGGTACAACTTCTGGCCCTAATGGTAGCACTGCTTTCTCTAACGGTAACTCTACCAGAATTAAGACTGCTGGACTGGCTTTATTAGCTCTAGATGCTGACAAAATTTGGTCATGGCCAGAAGAATAA
- a CDS encoding glycosyltransferase has product MMKNIIANDEPLVSVCIPTYNGEFFIDLALQSIDSQTYNNIELIISDDDSEDKIIEKINIFREKSKKKIYLFTHERLGLVNNWNFCISQTQGKYIKFLFQDDILEPNAIREMVTLAEQDEEIGLVFSPRKLFSVYKDVTYNPKSLEYHEAKDIHKYWSNLKRIQLGKELLEDPNILDAPINKIGEPTTVLIKKEAFEKVGLFNPELCQIVDLEMWLRIMSRYKIGFIDQYLSQFRIHHQQQTHRNASLKDVIFLDYQKLFYFIANDSRYPGFTRQMAACKYAILSRDNAELNRLQKQTAEQWLSLPDEKLAEMYAGLFGKIHKILLRNSINDKSLTKKDGILFNEIFISQELNRPKAIQNLLAAMLFGDFNQLLLSSNFSQVPEWLLYDYLQFLLSPQGYFKALGDSKKYHEYLEKCTYSLHEYIFKELGSSSSYQITNYFTQIANFTHIYFNDNNLKDIYVKRAEIIECYLKLNGNKIDYKFVERPVNIKRIRLGILASHFRPSAETFACLPVYEHISRDFEVILYSLTETSHRLEQYCQRSANSFKLLPQELSAQVSTIRADDLDILFIATNVTAVTNQICLLAIHRLARIQVTSGASVVTTGMRNIDYYISGTLTDPSPIAQDHYQEKLIKLEGTAHCFSYGTEEGKLTILVKRNSLGIPENAVVFISGANYFKIVPELVATWANIISRVPNSVLVLLPFGPNWSNAYPKANFIDHLNSIFSQHGLATERLIVLDIQPIPDREDMKEYYKIADVYLDSYPFAGTTSLIEPLQVNLPVIARQGNCFRSAMGAAIIQTLNIPDLVADSEESYIELAVALGTNSELRRQKSDQIREKMQDNPSFLDSRSYASKIESLFKELFNNYLADTLSQNLRLEDINLIIFPDWSQPEELISLEVKQVIKTVVTSPNGGKTMLMVNITNVAVDHVELLLSSITNNLLTQEGLDVTERLEIALVESLGDVQWKALLSRLHGRVVLEHENQDAIRQAKAEALLTYELETFTQVREE; this is encoded by the coding sequence ATGATGAAAAATATCATTGCTAATGATGAGCCATTGGTTAGTGTTTGTATTCCGACATATAATGGTGAATTTTTTATTGATCTGGCGCTTCAAAGTATTGATTCACAAACATATAATAATATAGAACTTATCATTTCAGATGATGACTCAGAAGATAAAATAATAGAAAAGATTAATATTTTTCGAGAAAAATCAAAAAAAAAGATTTATTTATTCACCCATGAAAGATTAGGTTTGGTTAACAACTGGAATTTCTGCATCTCTCAGACTCAAGGTAAATACATTAAGTTTTTATTTCAAGACGACATTTTAGAACCAAATGCCATTAGAGAAATGGTTACCTTAGCAGAACAAGATGAAGAGATAGGTTTAGTATTCTCACCACGTAAACTATTTTCTGTTTATAAAGATGTTACCTACAATCCAAAGTCTTTAGAATATCATGAAGCCAAGGATATACATAAATATTGGTCAAACTTAAAAAGAATTCAATTAGGCAAAGAGCTTCTAGAAGACCCAAATATACTTGATGCTCCTATTAATAAGATTGGTGAACCAACTACTGTTTTAATCAAAAAAGAAGCTTTTGAGAAAGTAGGCTTATTTAATCCCGAACTGTGTCAGATTGTAGATTTAGAAATGTGGCTCAGAATTATGAGCCGATACAAAATCGGATTTATTGATCAATATTTATCACAATTTCGCATTCATCACCAACAACAAACCCACCGGAATGCATCTTTAAAAGATGTGATTTTCTTAGATTATCAAAAACTTTTTTATTTTATTGCTAATGATAGCCGTTATCCTGGCTTCACAAGACAAATGGCTGCTTGTAAATATGCTATTTTGAGCAGGGATAATGCTGAACTAAATCGGTTGCAAAAACAAACAGCAGAACAATGGCTTAGTCTTCCAGATGAAAAATTAGCTGAGATGTATGCTGGTTTGTTTGGAAAAATACACAAAATACTCCTCAGGAATAGCATTAATGATAAAAGTTTAACTAAGAAAGATGGAATCCTTTTTAATGAGATATTTATTTCTCAAGAATTAAATCGCCCCAAAGCTATCCAGAATTTATTAGCAGCTATGCTGTTTGGTGATTTTAATCAATTACTACTATCGTCTAACTTTTCACAAGTACCTGAATGGCTGTTATATGACTATCTGCAATTTTTATTGTCGCCACAAGGTTATTTTAAAGCATTGGGAGATTCAAAAAAATATCATGAATACCTCGAAAAATGTACTTATTCCTTACATGAATATATTTTTAAGGAGTTAGGTTCATCTTCGTCTTATCAAATCACTAATTATTTTACTCAGATTGCTAATTTTACCCATATTTATTTTAATGACAATAATCTGAAGGATATATATGTTAAACGGGCAGAAATAATAGAATGTTACCTGAAACTCAATGGCAATAAAATTGATTATAAATTTGTAGAACGACCTGTAAATATCAAAAGAATTAGGCTTGGTATACTTGCATCGCATTTTAGACCTTCAGCCGAAACATTTGCTTGTCTTCCTGTTTATGAACATATTAGTCGAGATTTTGAGGTAATTTTGTACTCACTTACAGAAACAAGTCATCGACTAGAGCAATATTGTCAACGTTCTGCGAATTCTTTTAAACTGTTGCCACAGGAATTATCTGCACAGGTAAGTACCATTCGTGCTGATGACTTAGATATATTGTTCATAGCTACCAATGTCACCGCAGTAACCAATCAAATATGCCTGTTAGCAATTCATAGGTTAGCCAGAATACAAGTTACTAGTGGTGCTTCAGTTGTGACAACCGGAATGCGAAATATAGATTATTATATTTCCGGCACATTAACTGATCCTTCACCAATAGCACAAGACCATTATCAAGAAAAACTAATTAAACTAGAAGGAACTGCTCACTGTTTTAGTTACGGTACGGAAGAGGGAAAATTAACAATTCTAGTCAAGAGGAATAGTTTAGGTATTCCTGAAAATGCTGTTGTTTTTATCTCTGGTGCTAACTACTTCAAAATAGTTCCAGAATTGGTAGCAACCTGGGCAAACATCATTTCTAGAGTACCAAATTCAGTTTTAGTGCTGTTACCATTTGGGCCAAATTGGTCAAATGCTTATCCAAAAGCAAATTTTATCGATCACCTAAATTCTATATTTTCTCAGCATGGGTTAGCTACTGAACGTTTAATAGTATTAGATATTCAACCCATTCCAGACCGGGAGGACATGAAAGAATACTATAAAATTGCTGATGTTTACTTAGATTCCTATCCATTTGCAGGGACGACTTCATTAATAGAACCATTACAGGTGAATCTACCTGTCATCGCTAGACAAGGAAATTGCTTCCGTTCGGCAATGGGAGCAGCGATTATACAAACATTGAATATTCCTGATTTAGTTGCAGATAGTGAAGAGTCCTATATTGAATTAGCAGTTGCATTAGGTACTAATTCTGAACTGCGGCGACAGAAGAGTGACCAAATTAGGGAAAAAATGCAGGATAATCCTAGTTTTTTAGATAGTCGCTCTTATGCAAGTAAAATAGAAAGTCTATTCAAAGAACTTTTCAATAATTATCTTGCAGATACACTAAGTCAAAATTTACGGTTAGAAGATATTAACCTAATTATTTTTCCTGATTGGTCACAACCAGAGGAATTAATAAGTTTAGAAGTGAAACAGGTAATTAAAACAGTTGTAACTAGTCCTAATGGCGGAAAAACTATGTTAATGGTCAACATTACTAATGTTGCTGTTGATCATGTTGAACTGTTGTTATCGTCTATAACCAATAATCTGCTGACACAAGAGGGTTTAGATGTGACTGAGAGATTAGAAATCGCTTTGGTAGAAAGTTTGGGTGATGTTCAATGGAAGGCTTTACTATCTCGCCTTCATGGACGAGTTGTTTTGGAACATGAAAATCAAGATGCAATCAGACAAGCTAAAGCAGAAGCTTTGTTAACTTACGAATTAGAAACCTTTACCCAGGTGCGAGAGGAATAG